From a single Calothrix sp. NIES-2098 genomic region:
- a CDS encoding filamentous hemagglutinin-like protein: MSTDMRGQGDGGDLFIKATELVEVLGTEEPGTYSSMGADVSFGGIGNPGNLTIETKKLVIISSQVGTATNGKGNAGNVTVKASESVEIYGKISSTNSDPTKPLIINPAGLFAQVNTQGEGNGGNLKVETPSLSIGDGGKIQVAVFGKGDAGNLKIRAADIDIYDTPGKADFFQGGIFAGFQVDNDESTKPPQGDFGGIITIETDRLRVRNGGAVTVLTEGEGNAGRLQINAKDYIEVYGKVTTATTNSIFTSKISGEATKDSTGNGGTVILNTDKLIVRDSGNISASTSSIGKAGDILLNTNTLTVASGGEILAFTEGSGNGGTITVNAAKEINLGIGVQDFVPVLSVETSGAGKAGDIFVTTPILTLSDTARITATATATATNSSGGGSISLNASKMNLAGIVGVFAETQGESPAGTLRLQSDNNKSTLDLTLAPGSKISASTSGSANGGDLLVSAPQAINISGQGKLAVETTDTGNAGNIEISTQKLTLSDGVQISASTSSSGKAGNINLNVGENITITGSGTGLFASTSENSTGKGGSIIIDPRIMKIRDGATISTNSQGEGIGGDIKLTAGSLTLDNGKISAETRSSKGGNITLNVQDLLLLRNGSQISTTAGTAFAGGDGGNINFDGKFIVAIPNENSDISADAFAGNGGNIQINAQGIFGIESRAKPTDKSDITASSEQGISGAINLNQPDNSSLQNSFSQLSPNVIDTNALIANSCIARGSKKQENSFTITGSGALRNSPGDVLISTYSTGDVRNVEPTSQTWKKGDPIIEPQGLYRLSDGQLLLSRTCS, translated from the coding sequence ATGAGTACAGATATGCGTGGACAAGGAGATGGAGGTGACTTGTTCATCAAAGCCACTGAATTAGTAGAAGTTCTAGGCACAGAAGAGCCTGGAACATATAGTAGTATGGGTGCTGATGTCTCCTTCGGAGGCATAGGGAATCCCGGAAATTTAACCATCGAGACGAAAAAGTTGGTGATTATAAGCTCCCAAGTAGGAACTGCGACGAATGGCAAAGGAAATGCAGGTAATGTCACCGTTAAAGCTTCTGAGTCTGTAGAAATCTACGGCAAAATCTCTTCAACCAATTCAGACCCAACAAAACCACTAATTATAAATCCTGCCGGCTTGTTTGCTCAAGTCAATACCCAAGGAGAAGGTAACGGGGGAAACCTCAAGGTCGAAACCCCAAGCTTAAGTATTGGTGATGGCGGGAAAATCCAAGTCGCTGTCTTCGGTAAAGGTGATGCAGGCAATTTAAAAATTCGCGCTGCTGATATCGACATCTATGATACACCAGGTAAAGCAGACTTCTTTCAGGGGGGTATATTTGCTGGCTTTCAAGTAGATAACGATGAAAGTACAAAGCCACCCCAAGGGGATTTTGGGGGAATTATCACCATAGAAACTGACAGATTACGTGTCAGAAATGGAGGTGCAGTCACAGTATTGACTGAAGGTGAAGGTAATGCAGGTAGATTGCAAATCAATGCTAAGGATTATATAGAAGTCTACGGAAAAGTTACTACCGCAACAACAAACAGTATATTCACTAGTAAAATCAGTGGAGAAGCCACAAAAGATAGTACAGGGAACGGTGGTACTGTAATACTTAATACTGACAAATTAATTGTCAGGGACAGTGGTAACATTTCTGCCAGTACCTCCAGCATTGGAAAAGCCGGAGATATTTTACTCAACACTAATACCTTAACTGTTGCCAGTGGTGGAGAAATTTTAGCCTTCACCGAAGGCAGTGGCAATGGCGGTACAATTACCGTGAATGCAGCCAAGGAAATAAACCTCGGCATCGGTGTCCAAGATTTTGTCCCTGTCCTATCTGTGGAAACCAGCGGTGCAGGCAAAGCCGGAGATATTTTCGTTACCACACCAATTTTAACTTTATCAGATACTGCCCGGATTACTGCCACTGCTACCGCCACCGCCACGAATAGCTCAGGTGGTGGCAGTATTAGCCTTAACGCCTCCAAGATGAACTTAGCGGGAATTGTGGGTGTATTTGCGGAAACCCAAGGAGAATCACCCGCAGGCACATTAAGGTTACAATCAGATAATAATAAATCCACCTTAGACTTGACCTTAGCACCAGGGTCAAAGATTTCCGCTTCTACTTCTGGCAGTGCTAATGGTGGTGATTTACTCGTAAGTGCCCCCCAAGCCATTAACATTAGTGGACAAGGGAAACTGGCTGTAGAAACCACAGATACAGGGAATGCAGGTAATATTGAGATTAGCACCCAAAAACTAACCCTCAGCGATGGGGTTCAAATCTCTGCTTCTACCTCCAGTAGTGGAAAAGCCGGAAACATTAACTTGAATGTCGGTGAAAATATTACCATAACAGGTAGCGGCACCGGACTCTTTGCTAGCACCAGTGAAAATTCCACTGGCAAAGGTGGTAGTATAATCATCGACCCCAGAATTATGAAGATTCGAGATGGGGCAACTATTTCTACCAACAGTCAGGGAGAAGGAATTGGTGGCGATATCAAACTTACCGCAGGCTCCCTCACTCTGGATAATGGTAAAATTTCCGCCGAAACCCGCAGTAGTAAAGGTGGGAATATTACCCTAAATGTGCAAGATTTACTATTACTACGTAACGGCAGTCAAATCTCCACCACTGCTGGAACTGCCTTTGCTGGTGGTGATGGCGGCAACATCAACTTTGATGGCAAGTTCATCGTGGCGATTCCCAACGAAAATAGCGACATTAGCGCTGATGCCTTCGCTGGAAATGGTGGCAACATTCAAATCAACGCCCAAGGTATCTTCGGTATCGAGTCCCGTGCAAAACCAACCGATAAAAGTGATATTACTGCCAGTTCCGAACAAGGCATTTCCGGTGCAATAAATCTCAATCAACCGGATAACAGTTCCCTTCAAAACAGCTTCAGCCAATTATCACCAAACGTCATTGACACCAACGCACTGATTGCTAATAGTTGCATTGCACGCGGCAGTAAAAAACAAGAAAACTCTTTTACCATCACAGGTTCTGGTGCTTTACGTAATAGTCCAGGCGATGTCTTAATTTCTACGTATTCAACTGGTGATGTGCGTAATGTTGAACCAACATCGCAGACTTGGAAAAAAGGCGATCCCATCATTGAACCACAAGGATTATATCGATTATCTGATGGGCAATTACTGTTAAGTCGAACTTGTAGTTAA
- a CDS encoding SCP-like extracellular, producing the protein MTTLFPGQSLYPGQSLQSNNSLHTFIMQSDGNVVLYDRNSQPLWATNTWGIQPRELIMQTDGNLVLYDTSGSPRWASNTWNNPGAFFNIQDDGNLVVYRAGSQTETADNALWASGSNDIWESGGQGGQGGQNAQIQEMLAAHNRYRAEVGIPPLQWSDNLAASAQQWANHLAGTGTFEHSHNGSGENLAQGSTGFFSVTKLVDMWGDEKQYFSNGTFPNVSSTGNWMDVGHYTQVIWRNTTEVGCGLASGNGNDVLVCHYNPGGNVTGQGVF; encoded by the coding sequence ATGACAACTCTTTTTCCAGGTCAAAGTCTATACCCAGGACAAAGTCTGCAATCAAATAATAGCCTGCACACATTTATTATGCAATCTGATGGCAATGTTGTTCTTTACGATCGCAATTCTCAACCTCTTTGGGCAACGAATACTTGGGGAATTCAACCCCGTGAGTTGATCATGCAAACTGATGGGAACTTAGTTCTTTATGATACTTCAGGTTCACCAAGATGGGCTAGTAATACATGGAACAACCCTGGAGCTTTTTTTAATATTCAAGATGACGGTAATCTTGTAGTTTACCGAGCAGGTTCTCAAACGGAAACTGCGGATAATGCTTTATGGGCATCAGGCAGTAACGATATATGGGAATCAGGCGGACAAGGCGGCCAAGGTGGACAGAACGCTCAAATCCAAGAAATGTTGGCAGCTCATAATCGGTACAGAGCCGAAGTAGGAATTCCACCACTGCAATGGTCAGACAATTTAGCAGCAAGCGCTCAACAATGGGCAAATCATTTGGCGGGAACAGGAACATTTGAACATAGTCATAATGGTTCTGGAGAAAACTTAGCACAAGGCAGTACTGGCTTCTTTTCCGTTACGAAGCTAGTAGATATGTGGGGTGATGAAAAGCAGTATTTCAGTAACGGTACTTTCCCCAATGTCTCTAGTACTGGCAATTGGATGGATGTGGGTCATTATACTCAAGTTATTTGGAGAAATACAACCGAAGTTGGGTGTGGTTTAGCGAGTGGTAATGGTAACGATGTCCTAGTTTGTCACTACAACCCAGGCGGAAATGTAACTGGACAAGGCGTTTTTTAA
- a CDS encoding surface antigen D15 domain-containing protein, which translates to MGFYLRIQTLSLILLAFISITSMATFAQSRPPSGVTIPPDTPGKVEETLPQASPKPPPTTSPPTVPILPSSPQENLPDTIFPSGESFFVKEIQVKGYSVLKDEIFKLKQPLENKKITFEQLLQLRSQITELYVRKGYITSGAFIPNNQNVANGVVQIQVVEGELEDIYIEGLQRLQSAYVRSRIQRFAGTPLNKNSLEEALQLLQIDPVIERVNAELIAGSTSGSNILRVKITESPAFHAGVIFANDQSPSVGSEQGSVFVAHDNLLGLGDEFSAEYGITEGLDMYNLSYSVPFNALDGTIGVRYSNSSSRIIESEFRELNIKSEAETLSFNVRQPLIYTPNKEFALSLAFDLRRSQTFILNDIPFSFTEGPEDGKSRVTVIRFSQDWLQRNANTVLAARSQFSFGIDAIDATINDSGTDGRFFSWVGQFQWVQRLSPRILMLAKINTQLTPDSLLTLEKISIGGVETVRGYRQNQLVADNGVVGGVEVRIPLTSNVETLQLLPFFDIGTVWNNRDRNPDTQTLASLGLGLQWQPISGLVLRADYGLPLIGTSDRGSSLQDNGFNFSVRYQPF; encoded by the coding sequence ATGGGTTTTTACCTGCGGATTCAAACGCTATCTTTAATATTACTTGCTTTCATTAGTATCACTTCGATGGCAACTTTTGCACAATCGAGACCCCCATCAGGTGTAACAATTCCCCCCGATACTCCAGGGAAAGTGGAAGAAACTTTACCCCAAGCATCACCAAAGCCTCCTCCTACAACATCTCCTCCAACTGTCCCGATACTTCCATCATCTCCACAAGAAAATCTACCCGACACAATCTTTCCCAGTGGTGAGAGTTTCTTTGTCAAAGAAATCCAAGTTAAAGGCTATTCTGTTTTAAAGGATGAAATTTTTAAGTTAAAACAGCCCCTAGAAAATAAAAAAATTACATTTGAGCAGTTATTGCAACTGCGATCGCAAATCACTGAACTCTATGTTAGAAAGGGCTACATTACCAGTGGTGCATTTATTCCCAACAATCAAAATGTTGCTAATGGTGTCGTGCAAATTCAAGTTGTGGAAGGCGAACTTGAAGATATCTATATTGAAGGCTTACAAAGGTTGCAATCTGCATATGTGCGTTCTCGGATTCAGCGTTTTGCAGGAACACCATTGAATAAAAATAGCCTAGAAGAAGCACTGCAATTATTACAAATTGACCCTGTAATTGAACGAGTCAATGCTGAGTTAATCGCAGGTAGCACCTCTGGAAGCAATATTTTACGGGTCAAAATTACTGAATCACCAGCTTTTCATGCAGGAGTTATCTTTGCAAATGACCAATCACCTAGCGTTGGTTCAGAACAAGGGAGTGTTTTTGTTGCTCACGATAATTTATTAGGGCTGGGAGATGAATTCAGTGCTGAATATGGCATTACTGAAGGCTTAGATATGTACAATCTCAGTTATTCAGTTCCCTTCAACGCCTTAGATGGAACTATTGGTGTCCGCTACAGCAATAGTAGCAGCCGCATTATCGAAAGCGAATTTCGGGAATTGAATATCAAGAGCGAAGCTGAAACTCTTTCTTTTAACGTTCGTCAACCGTTAATCTACACCCCAAACAAGGAATTTGCGCTCTCTCTCGCATTCGATTTACGGCGCAGTCAAACCTTCATACTCAATGATATTCCCTTCTCTTTTACCGAAGGCCCCGAAGATGGGAAATCAAGAGTGACGGTGATTCGGTTTTCCCAAGATTGGTTACAACGCAATGCTAACACTGTCCTAGCAGCGCGATCGCAATTTAGTTTTGGCATAGATGCCATAGATGCAACTATCAACGATAGCGGTACTGATGGGCGTTTTTTCTCCTGGGTGGGACAATTTCAATGGGTACAACGCCTATCTCCCCGCATCTTGATGCTGGCCAAAATTAACACTCAACTTACACCTGATTCTTTACTGACGCTAGAAAAAATTAGCATAGGGGGAGTTGAGACGGTGCGTGGTTATCGTCAAAATCAACTTGTTGCTGACAATGGGGTAGTTGGAGGGGTAGAAGTTCGGATTCCCCTGACATCGAATGTCGAAACCCTACAGTTATTGCCATTTTTTGACATTGGTACAGTTTGGAACAATCGCGATCGCAATCCCGACACACAAACCCTAGCTAGCTTAGGATTAGGATTACAGTGGCAACCTATTAGTGGTTTGGTATTGCGTGCAGACTATGGTTTACCATTGATTGGAACAAGCGATCGCGGTAGTTCGCTGCAAGATAATGGCTTTAACTTCTCAGTACGCTATCAGCCATTTTAA
- the chlH gene encoding protoporphyrin IX magnesium chelatase has translation MKRIVLIAGFESFNADLYRKAAFVANSRCPELDICVFSDRDITTKRQEVEAALQDADVFFGSLLFDYDQILWLRDRISQIPIRLAFESALELMSLTKLGDFAIGDKPKGMPKPVKFILDKFSNGREEDKLAGYISFLKVGPKLLKYIPVQKVQDLRNWLIIYGYWNAGGPENVASLFWTLAEKYLGLKVGDIPAPVETPNMGLLHPNYQGYFESPKAYLEWYQQKFNLQNPVVGILLYRKHVITKQQYIPQLIRRFEAAELIPLPIFINGVEGHVAVRDWMTTDYELQQRQVGNIETPSLSQEAVKVDAVVSTIGFPLVGGPAGSMEAGRQVEVAKRILTAKNVPYFVAAPLLIQDIYSWTRQGIGGLQSVVLYALPELDGAIDTVPLGGLVGEDIYLVPERVQRLIGRVKSWINLRQKPASERKIAIILYGFPPGYGAVGTAALLNVPRSLLKLLQALKEQGYNVGDLPEDGEELIRWVKEADEEIKTADERGLTQMDIGVHRRSSAVNTVNVRELEKWLGYLRTSRIEKQWKSLTGTGIKTYGDEFQIGGVQLGNIWIGVQPPLGLQGDPMRLMFERDLTPHPQYAAFYKWVQNELAADAVVHFGMHGTVEWLPGSPLGNTGYSWSDILLGDLPNLYIYAANNPSESILAKRRGYGVLISHNVPPYGRAGLYKELLALRDLISEYREDPQKNYALKEAICRKIVDTGLDADCPLADAKKLGIPFSYENVRMFSAHVFDDYLVKLYEYLQVLESRLFSSGLHTLGEEPNEEKMAGYLEAYFGDEPRRREGREGEEIRDLLMQSTEELTNLLRGLNGEYILPAPGGDLLRDGPGVLPTGRNIHALDPYRMPSPAAYERGREIAQKIIAQHLQEHRKYPETVAVMLWGLDAIKTKGESLGILLELVGAEPVKEGTGRIVRYELKPLAEVGHPRIDVLGNLSGIFRDSFVNIIELLDDLFQRAADAEEPEEENFIRKHALALKAQGVENTSARLFSNPAGDFGSLVNDQVVDGNWESGDELGNTWQSRNVFSYGRQDKGQARPEVLNTLLKTSDRIVQEIDSVEYGITDIQEYYANTGGLKKAAEKQRGKKITTSFVESFSKDTTPRNLDDLLRMEYRTKLVNPKWAQAMANQGSGGAFEISQRMTALIGWGGTADFTDDWVYDQAADTYALDAEMAEKLRKANPEAFRNIVGRMLEAHGRGFWQADKDKLDKLRQLYDLTDEELEGVTV, from the coding sequence ATGAAACGCATCGTCTTGATTGCTGGGTTTGAATCCTTTAACGCTGACTTGTATAGAAAAGCAGCCTTTGTCGCTAACTCTCGCTGTCCTGAGTTAGATATTTGCGTGTTTAGCGATCGCGATATTACCACCAAGCGCCAGGAAGTAGAAGCAGCACTCCAAGACGCTGATGTCTTTTTTGGCAGCTTGCTATTTGATTATGACCAGATTTTGTGGTTGCGCGATCGCATCTCCCAAATTCCCATCCGGCTAGCGTTCGAGTCGGCTTTAGAATTGATGAGTTTAACCAAGCTGGGCGATTTTGCCATTGGCGATAAACCCAAAGGTATGCCTAAGCCTGTTAAATTTATTCTGGATAAATTTAGTAACGGTAGAGAAGAAGACAAACTCGCTGGTTATATTAGCTTTTTAAAGGTAGGGCCGAAACTACTCAAATATATACCAGTGCAGAAAGTCCAAGATTTACGCAACTGGCTAATTATCTATGGTTATTGGAATGCTGGCGGGCCAGAAAATGTTGCTTCTCTATTCTGGACGCTGGCGGAAAAATATTTAGGGTTAAAAGTTGGCGATATTCCTGCACCTGTGGAAACCCCGAATATGGGGCTATTGCATCCAAATTATCAAGGGTATTTTGAATCGCCAAAAGCATATTTGGAATGGTATCAGCAGAAATTCAACTTGCAAAATCCAGTTGTGGGAATTCTGCTTTATCGCAAACACGTTATTACCAAACAGCAATATATTCCCCAACTAATTCGTCGTTTTGAAGCAGCTGAGTTAATTCCTTTACCGATTTTTATTAATGGTGTGGAAGGACACGTGGCAGTAAGAGATTGGATGACAACTGACTACGAACTTCAACAAAGACAAGTTGGCAATATTGAAACTCCCTCCCTTTCACAAGAAGCAGTGAAGGTAGATGCTGTAGTTTCTACAATTGGTTTTCCTTTAGTTGGCGGCCCGGCTGGTTCAATGGAAGCTGGGCGACAGGTAGAGGTAGCAAAACGCATTCTGACAGCTAAAAATGTCCCTTATTTTGTTGCTGCACCGTTATTAATTCAAGATATTTATTCTTGGACGCGCCAAGGTATCGGCGGGTTGCAAAGTGTTGTGTTGTATGCTTTACCAGAACTCGATGGGGCGATTGATACTGTTCCCCTTGGTGGTTTGGTGGGTGAAGATATTTATTTAGTTCCCGAACGGGTACAGCGATTAATTGGCAGGGTAAAAAGTTGGATTAATTTGCGACAAAAACCTGCATCAGAACGCAAGATTGCCATTATTTTATATGGGTTTCCTCCTGGTTATGGTGCAGTGGGAACAGCAGCTTTATTAAATGTGCCGCGTAGTCTTTTGAAGTTGTTGCAAGCGCTGAAAGAACAAGGCTACAACGTAGGAGATTTACCGGAGGATGGGGAAGAGTTAATTCGCTGGGTGAAGGAAGCGGATGAAGAGATAAAAACCGCCGATGAACGCGGATTAACGCAGATGGATATCGGCGTGCATCGGCGTTCATCGGCGGTTAATACTGTGAATGTTCGGGAGTTAGAAAAATGGTTAGGATATCTCCGCACTTCTCGCATTGAAAAACAATGGAAATCTCTCACGGGAACGGGGATTAAAACTTATGGTGATGAGTTTCAAATTGGGGGCGTACAGTTAGGAAATATTTGGATAGGTGTACAACCGCCTTTGGGTTTACAAGGCGATCCGATGCGGTTAATGTTTGAACGAGATTTAACTCCTCATCCGCAATATGCTGCTTTTTATAAATGGGTACAAAATGAGTTAGCAGCTGATGCTGTGGTTCATTTTGGTATGCATGGTACTGTGGAGTGGTTGCCTGGTTCACCGTTGGGTAATACTGGTTATTCTTGGTCGGATATTTTGTTAGGAGATTTGCCTAATCTATATATATATGCGGCGAATAATCCTTCGGAATCTATTTTGGCGAAGCGTCGCGGTTATGGGGTGTTAATTTCCCATAACGTCCCGCCTTATGGTCGTGCTGGTTTGTATAAGGAGTTGTTGGCGTTAAGGGATTTAATTTCTGAGTATCGGGAAGATCCGCAAAAGAATTATGCGCTGAAGGAAGCGATTTGTCGGAAAATTGTGGACACTGGTTTGGATGCAGATTGTCCGTTGGCAGATGCGAAGAAGTTGGGAATTCCTTTTAGTTATGAAAATGTGCGGATGTTTAGCGCCCATGTTTTTGATGACTATTTGGTGAAGTTGTACGAGTATTTGCAAGTTCTAGAAAGTCGGTTATTTTCTTCTGGGTTGCATACTTTGGGGGAGGAACCGAATGAGGAAAAAATGGCGGGGTATTTGGAGGCTTATTTTGGGGACGAACCGCGAAGGCGCGAAGGTCGCGAAGGAGAAGAAATAAGAGATTTGTTGATGCAATCTACGGAGGAGTTGACGAATCTATTAAGGGGTTTGAATGGGGAGTATATTCTGCCTGCGCCTGGTGGTGATTTGTTGCGGGATGGGCCGGGGGTTTTACCTACGGGTAGGAATATTCATGCTTTAGATCCTTATAGAATGCCTTCACCTGCTGCTTATGAAAGAGGTAGGGAAATTGCTCAAAAAATTATCGCCCAGCATTTACAAGAACATCGCAAGTATCCGGAGACTGTGGCGGTGATGTTATGGGGTTTGGATGCGATTAAAACTAAGGGTGAATCGTTGGGGATTCTATTAGAATTAGTCGGTGCTGAACCTGTGAAGGAAGGAACGGGGAGAATTGTTCGTTATGAGTTGAAACCTTTGGCTGAGGTGGGACATCCCCGGATTGATGTGTTAGGAAATCTTTCGGGAATTTTCCGCGATAGTTTTGTGAATATCATCGAATTATTAGATGATTTGTTTCAACGGGCTGCTGATGCTGAGGAACCGGAAGAGGAGAATTTTATTAGAAAACACGCTTTGGCTTTAAAAGCGCAAGGAGTGGAGAATACATCTGCAAGGTTGTTTTCTAACCCAGCGGGAGATTTTGGTTCTTTGGTGAATGACCAAGTTGTGGATGGTAATTGGGAATCTGGGGATGAGTTAGGTAATACTTGGCAAAGTCGCAATGTTTTCAGCTATGGGAGACAGGATAAGGGACAGGCTAGACCTGAGGTGTTGAATACTTTGTTGAAAACAAGCGATCGCATTGTTCAAGAAATTGATTCGGTAGAATATGGCATTACCGATATTCAAGAATATTACGCTAATACTGGTGGTTTGAAGAAGGCCGCAGAAAAACAACGCGGTAAGAAAATTACAACTAGTTTTGTGGAAAGTTTCTCGAAAGATACTACACCCCGCAACTTAGATGATTTGCTGCGAATGGAATACCGCACGAAGTTAGTAAATCCCAAATGGGCGCAAGCAATGGCTAATCAAGGTTCTGGTGGTGCTTTTGAAATATCCCAACGGATGACGGCGTTAATTGGTTGGGGCGGTACTGCGGATTTTACTGATGATTGGGTATATGACCAAGCAGCGGATACTTACGCCTTAGATGCAGAGATGGCGGAAAAATTACGCAAAGCTAACCCAGAAGCATTCCGCAATATAGTCGGGAGGATGTTAGAAGCGCATGGGCGGGGTTTCTGGCAAGCGGATAAAGATAAGTTAGATAAGTTACGGCAATTGTACGATCTAACGGATGAAGAGTTGGAAGGCGTGACAGTTTAA